A single genomic interval of Oncorhynchus mykiss isolate Arlee chromosome 13, USDA_OmykA_1.1, whole genome shotgun sequence harbors:
- the LOC110487288 gene encoding cilia- and flagella-associated protein 251, translating into MSMWGGDYFTTSARRMALSGPRNGRTYIMYHGTSWWAAQKIMAKGFCQSKCGMLGQGVYLSRDLEKASRYPLDLTEHQVVIKVKVNVGKVKKVDRQGHPLQKTWHDEGYDSAWVPPNCGMVKSGLEETCVWDPNRITVLDTIKSKTEPTLQSEDTDEEEDEEDTGEEEEGVEGEEEDYEEEGVNEEEGDYEEEGVDEEEEEEEEEEDYEKEGVEGEEEDYEEEGVDEEEEEEDYEKEEEADGDTEEEEEEEEADGDTEEEEDEEEADGDTEEEEEGDEEKEEERHHIGMTLDTVACWGMLVDTPCTLLNTRRLSELPEKKVDRQGHPLQKTWHDEGYDSAWVPPNCGMVKSGLEETCIWDPNRITVFDTIKSKTEPTLQSEKTD; encoded by the exons ATGTCCATGTGGGGAGGAGATTACTTCACTACTTCTGCACGAAGAATGGCTCTGTCAGGGCCACGGAATGGCAGAACCTACATCATGTACCATGGCACCTCTTGGTGGGCTGCACAGAAAATCATGGCCAAAGGTTTTTGTCAATCCAAGTGTGGCATGTTGGGGCAGGGTGTGTATCTAAGCCGGGACCTGGAGAAGGCTAGTAGATACCCCCTGGACCTCACTGAACACCAGGTTGTCATCAAAGTTAAAGTCAATGTGGGCAAGGTGAAAAAAGTAGACCGCCAAGGCCACCCTTTGCAGAAGACGTGGCATGATGAAGGTTACGACTCAGCCTGGGTTCCTCCTAACTGTGGCATGGTGAAGAGTGGTTTAGAAGAGACCTGTGTCTGGGACCCAAACCGCATTACTGTTTTAGACACtatcaaatcaaaaacagaacccaccttacaAAGTGAGGACActgatgaggaagaggatgaagaggacactggggaggaggaagagggggtggagggagaggaggaggattatGAGGAAGAGGGGGTTAATGAAGAGGAGGGGGATTATGAGGAAGAGGGggttgatgaagaggaggaggaggaggaggaggaagaggattaTGAGAaagaaggggtggagggagaggaggaggattatGAGGAAGAGGGggttgatgaagaggaggaggaggaggattatgAGAAAGAAGAGGAAGCAGATGGggacactgaggaggaggaggaagaggaggaagcagATGGggacactgaggaggaggaggatgaggaggaagcgGATGGggacactgaggaggaggaggagggagacgaagagaaggaggaggaa AGACACCACATAGGCATGACTCTTGACAC TGTGGCATGTTGgggcatgctagtagataccccaTGCACCTTGCTGAACACAAGAAGGTTGTCAGAGTTGCCAGAGAAAAAAGTTGACCGCCAAGGCCACCCTTTGCAGAAGACATGGCATGACGAAGGTTACGACTCAGCCTGGGTTCCTCCTAACTGTGGCATGGTGAAGAGTGGTTTAGAAGAGACCTGTATCTGGGACCCAAACCGCATTACTGTTTTTGACACtatcaaatcaaaaacagaacccaccttacaAAGTGAGAAAACTGATTAG